A region of the Oceanihabitans sp. IOP_32 genome:
CGCTTTACTACAGAAACGGTAACGTACCGCTTGCCTAAAGTGGTTCAAGGGACTTACTCGGTTAGCGATTTTGGTAAATATATAGACGATTTTAAAGCCTTTGATTACGCAGGAAACAAGATGTCTGTTACCAAAACAGATACTAATTCCTGGACCATTACCAACGCCACGCAACTCGATAAAATTACCTACTTAGTGAACGATACCTTTGATGTGGAGGTAGAAGGCGGTATAGGTAACGAGGTGCCATTCTCGCCAGCAGGTACCAATATCGAACCCGAAAACTACGTGCTTAATTTACACGGCTTTATTGGGTATTTTGATTCTTTAAAAAACAATCAATACAAGCTAGACATCACAGCTCCAGCAGATTTTGTGCGCACTTCTGCATTACAAAAAGTGGGTTCTACCCTAAGCGAAGATGGCAAAACCAAAACAACCCATTATTATGCACCGCGGTATTTCGATATTACCGATAACCCTATGATGTATGGTAATTTAGACGTTGAAGAATTTTTAGTAGACGATATTAAGATAGTTTTAAGTGTGTATTCGCCAAACCAATTGCATTCGGCTAAGTCGTTAAAAGAAGCGATGTACAACATGATGAAAGCCCAAAAAGCGTATTTAGGCGATATTGATAGCACCCCACGTTACGATATTTTCTTGTATTTATCCGACGGCGAAGAATACTCACCTAAAGGCTTTGGCGCTTTAGAGCACCACACATCAACTGTGGTGGTTATGCCAGAATACATACCCAAAGAAGCACTCGAAGAGAGCATGATTGATGTTGTGGCGCACGAGTTTTTTCATATCGTAACGCCTTTGAGTATACATTCTGAAGATGTGCATTACTTCGATTATAACAATCCCACTTTTTCTAAACACCTATGGATGTACGAAGGGGTAACCGAATATTTTGCGAATTTATTTCAGGTAAGCGAAGGTTTGGTAGACGAAGAGACGTTTTATGCTAAAATGATGGATAAAATTGAACGTGCCTCCCAAATGAACGACGCCATGAGCTTTACCATTATGAGCGAAAACATTTTAAAAGCACCCTATAAAGACCAGTTTTTAAACGTTTACGAAAAAGGTGCGCTAATTGGCATGTGTATCGATATTTTAATGCGTGAAGAAAGCAATGGCAATCGAGGAATTTTGTCTTTAATGAAAGAGCTCTCTAACAAATACGGCAAAAACAAACCTTTTGAAGACGAAAAATTAATCGATGAAATTGTAGCGATGACCTACCCATCCTTACAACCTTTTTTTAGCGACCACGTAATTGGAGATATTCCTATAAATTACAGCACATTTTTAGAGAAAGTAGGCTTACAGATTGGCGAAGGTCAAGTAGAAACCAATTTTATTTTAATGAATGGTGCGCCCATAGTTAGTGGCGACCCCATAAAAGGCACCATCTTTTTCACCGATATGGTTCAAGAAAACAGTTTTTGGGCAGATAATGGCGCAAAACCAAACGACGTCATAAAATCTGTAAACGGTACGGCTTTAACCTTTCAAAATGTAAACACCATTTTACAGGATATGTTCTCTTGGCAACCGGGTAAAGACATCGAAGTGGTTTTAAATAGAAACGGCGAAGAGCTTATAATTAAAACAAAAACGACCAAAACCTTTACAACAGGTAAAAGTATTATGCCAATCGAAACTGCTACCGATGCTCAAATAGCACTGCGTGAGGCTTGGTTAAAAGGGTAGTTTGTCTGTTTGCGCAGAGACTAAACCTAACACTACATCATTTAAATTAACGGTTGGCTTATAAAGGCATTAGCCGTTTTTTTATTAGGGCGTTACCCAAAAGGGTCGGGCTTTCGCAAGTCGCTTTTTTAGGCTCGAGCCAAGTGTAATCACCTTTGTTGAGTACATAGATTTCATTAAGATTCGTTTTGTCAATCACCAAAAAGAGCTCCAACAATTACTCAATCCCTAACGCAAACTAAAACCCTTCAAAAACACCCAAACCAAATAAGGCAAAATCGTATTTTACAGGGTCTTTAGCATCCAGTTTACGCAAGGCAGTATCCAATTCTAATAAAGCCTTTGCATCATTTTGTTTGCGTTTTAAAAGGCCTAGTTTTCTGGCTACATTTCCAGAATGCACATCTAAAGGGCAAGACAATTGGCTAGGCGATAGGCTGTTCCAAATCCCGAAATCTACACCTGTTTTATCATTTCTAACCATCCAACGTAAAAACATATTAATACGCTTGGCAGCCGAATTTTTTAAAGGATCGCTCACATGTTTTTTAGTACGCGCTAAATGGTCTACCTCAAAAAAAGTGGTTTTAAAATGTGAAATCGATTTTTGTAATGAATCCTTCTCGGCATGTTTAGCAAATACAGCTTCTAAGCCGTTGTGATGTTTGTAAAGGTGTTGCAAAGACTTAATAAATTGGACACAGTCGTCACCATTAAAAGTGCGGTGCACAAAAGGAAGGAATTTATCCAAATCGGTTTCTTGGTGGTTCAATACAAAGTCGTAAGGCGCATGATTCATTAACTCCATTAAGCGAGAGGCATTATTAATAATGCTTTTACGGTTTCCCCAAGCAATGGTTGCAGTTAAAAAACCAGCAATTTCAATATCTTGTTTTGTATTAAATTGATGCGGAATTTGTATGGGGTCGCTTTCAATAAATTTAGGATTGTTATACTGTACAACTTTAGCATCTAAAAATGCTTTGAGTTCTGCTTTTTTCAAAAGATTCTTTATTTTGTGTTAAAAATCATCAATAACCTATATAAGATTTAAGACCGCTTCGCTTTTAGAATTAAGAACAAAGACTTAATTCTAACTAACTGATAAACAGAAGTGCTTTAATTAGTAAAATATCTCTTATAAATCTTAATAATTGTTTCAAATACGCAAGGTAATATTTAAAAAAATGTGTAACGTTCTATATTTTAAAAGGTTTGACAGCATCAAAAAATTTTTAATCGGACATTAGTGGTTAAAAATAGGTATTCTCTATAAGTTTATTGAGAAAATGAATATTTAGTTTTAGACATTATAGTTTAAAAAAACTAAATTA
Encoded here:
- a CDS encoding peptidase M61, whose product is MKKRTLIALFVGVLLASCSTTKPTANDLAISLPIETAIHLDQVENDKAPVTINPGRFTTETVTYRLPKVVQGTYSVSDFGKYIDDFKAFDYAGNKMSVTKTDTNSWTITNATQLDKITYLVNDTFDVEVEGGIGNEVPFSPAGTNIEPENYVLNLHGFIGYFDSLKNNQYKLDITAPADFVRTSALQKVGSTLSEDGKTKTTHYYAPRYFDITDNPMMYGNLDVEEFLVDDIKIVLSVYSPNQLHSAKSLKEAMYNMMKAQKAYLGDIDSTPRYDIFLYLSDGEEYSPKGFGALEHHTSTVVVMPEYIPKEALEESMIDVVAHEFFHIVTPLSIHSEDVHYFDYNNPTFSKHLWMYEGVTEYFANLFQVSEGLVDEETFYAKMMDKIERASQMNDAMSFTIMSENILKAPYKDQFLNVYEKGALIGMCIDILMREESNGNRGILSLMKELSNKYGKNKPFEDEKLIDEIVAMTYPSLQPFFSDHVIGDIPINYSTFLEKVGLQIGEGQVETNFILMNGAPIVSGDPIKGTIFFTDMVQENSFWADNGAKPNDVIKSVNGTALTFQNVNTILQDMFSWQPGKDIEVVLNRNGEELIIKTKTTKTFTTGKSIMPIETATDAQIALREAWLKG
- a CDS encoding TIGR02757 family protein encodes the protein MKKAELKAFLDAKVVQYNNPKFIESDPIQIPHQFNTKQDIEIAGFLTATIAWGNRKSIINNASRLMELMNHAPYDFVLNHQETDLDKFLPFVHRTFNGDDCVQFIKSLQHLYKHHNGLEAVFAKHAEKDSLQKSISHFKTTFFEVDHLARTKKHVSDPLKNSAAKRINMFLRWMVRNDKTGVDFGIWNSLSPSQLSCPLDVHSGNVARKLGLLKRKQNDAKALLELDTALRKLDAKDPVKYDFALFGLGVFEGF